Proteins found in one Asterias rubens chromosome 12, eAstRub1.3, whole genome shotgun sequence genomic segment:
- the LOC117297669 gene encoding GTP-binding protein Di-Ras2-like, whose protein sequence is MKQGSEDSDSYRLVVLGSTGVGKSALISMFLKGDIERTYKPTVDDIHIGYAWQGRKKCKLEILDTSGSYDFPAMRRLNISTGHIFLLVHSLQDPKSFEDALCILEQIRDERTEQDVPILVVGTKSDQKRPGCVSSAEAELRLIDYMDVVRYVECNAKSADSVNSLFKQVANVVLNPRDRSLSLPVETDSQPQKRSLSFLRRLKSIRRS, encoded by the coding sequence ATGAAGCAGGGATCTGAAGATTCTGACTCCTACCGTCTAGTCGTCTTGGGCTCTACGGGTGTGGGCAAGTCAGCTCTGATATCCATGTTCCTTAAAGGTGACATCGAAAGAACCTACAAGCCAACGGTAGATGACATTCACATTGGCTACGCGTGGCAGGGCCGCAAGAAGTGTAAACTGGAAATCCTGGATACATCGGGAAGCTATGATTTCCCTGCCATGAGGAGACTGAACATCTCCACGGGTCACATATTCCTCTTAGTACATTCTCTTCAAGACCCGAAATCCTTCGAAGACGCTCTTTGTATCCTCGAACAGATCCGGGACGAACGCACAGAACAAGACGTGCCAATCCTTGTTGTCGGAACCAAATCGGACCAGAAACGCCCGGGTTGTGTAAGCAGTGCCGAGGCGGAGCTCAGACTGATTGACTATATGGATGTCGTCAGGTACGTGGAATGCAACGCCAAAAGCGCAGACAGCGTGAACAGTCTCTTTAAACAAGTCGCCAATGTGGTGTTGAACCCACGAGACCGGTCCTTATCTTTGCCGGTGGAAACGGACTCACAGCCCCAGAAACGATCCCTGTCATTCTTGAGAAGACTGAAGAGTATTCGCCGAAGTTGA
- the LOC117297546 gene encoding uncharacterized protein LOC117297546, whose protein sequence is MERSTRKKLLDSKKAQLAETIDADAIAKELVLKDVINEGIRDLILKLKTNKEKTNKLVDALKITKVKKFELFCNVLSEQGHEKLAQELMPKEKDRDNEGRRKNRTPSAGDAKLNSSVSGSYVDVFKTCRSCFISDVSADPESLIRKLEAGNGVTLTSATKRQLELESHAEAKAEILFDAILPQVNEYGPFFDLVQLLRDPFQHLSNSLWEQLKNIVVPPKSGKRKKHSAGSFHSSVPSSSGSCRGSPSNTRNGASNDVMKSLTNLQSDLTESQSDSLKQSLQLEKCIQTTAEANSAIKKLKEQLALAEDDRDVATSQADMARQQATEARQQLEVGLTEAEGERKRLDDQHRKWEGQMRRRMAMLEQKETYLASKEVEIKRREEEGRQRIQLTRRQQESLEMKGRDMAYRGDRQERRSAEHYVREDRIKERESNIENKESQLAEKEDEVTKKEGALKKKEIDLRRKEIETVRLEEQIKTMQVAQRKVAAQLKQREQNVARAEEDLTIIGEGLEQREKKLKEKDAKLKQKDLQIQEASKELEEQQNQVDKKERDVQEMAQEQREWEIALETKAEEMGDASTEYEKREEILRQKEDDLMFKKKEMDSLQDVLDCRLQAQERMERALRMIEVEQIRRDKELLNREAEHFHSLPNRDKMTEMEDRLEELEKKDGELQKREELLSWIEVEQQRREVELQKEELRTEKALRQKQELGEHPDEADFDMDDDQRTELESVPLSENQDNEQTAHGFEIALKGARYPRQSRKDFFDVKAAGLQTVGDFKNVLEAEEGIPASWQKLYMNGQLLEDNSPIPSTDNGGPKPKFEMRLATPAMNQRNLFKLKVKSCHGPTHTIDFSSEDTVALAKCRIYKYTGIPPHQQQLSYKEVLLENHASLQLYSIRKNATLDLRLRFPVVAKLSETEELVITADEINTTANIKATIFERTKIPLDHIKISYKNKQLEDYRTLSHYNIDEGAILQVTCPVVVQLLPAGTDINVDVEPGMTVTHLKPLLARKKNLPIEKMYLVCGDQVLADDQDVIELLRANKDITMHVGNVLVMSSSGQLTQESAENKADNSHLDQALDLSVSSLNLKQPQSTR, encoded by the exons ATGGAGCGCTCTACTCGTAAAAAGTTACTAGATTCCAAGAAGGCACAGCTTGCTGAAACCATCGATGCAGATGCAATCGCTAAGGAATTGGTCTTAAAAGATGTAATAAACGAAGGCATAAGAGATCTGATTCTCAAGTTGAAAACCAATAAAGAGAAGACGAATAAACTAGTGGACGCGCTCAAGATCACAAAGGTGAAGAAGTTTGAGCTGTTCTGTAATGTGCTTAGTGAACAGGGCCACGAGAAACTTGCCCAAGAGCTCATGCCGAAAGAAAAAGACCGAGATAACGAAGGGAGACGGAAGAACAGAACTCCATCTGCCGGTG acgcAAAACTTAACTCATCCGTTTCAGGCAGTTACGTCGACGTCTTCAAAACATGTCGTAGTTGTTTCATCAGTGACGTATCAGCCGATCCAGAGAGTTTAATTCGAAAGCTGGAGGCGGGAAATGGAGTAACCCTGACGAGCGCCACCAAGCGGCAGCTAGAGCTCGAATCTCACGCAGAGGCAAAGGCTGAGATATTGTTCGACGCCATATTGCCTCAAGTCAATGAATACGGGCCGTTTTTCGACCTTGTGCAGCTCTTACGAGACCCATTTCAACATCTCTCCAACAGTTTATGGGAACAGCTGAAGAACATCGTAGTGCCCCCAAAGA GTGGTAAGCGCAAAAAGCACAGCGCAGGAAGTTTCCACTCATCTGTCCCATCATCATCAGGTAGCTGTAGAGGGTCTCCCAGCAACACCCGAAATGGTGCCTCCAATGACGTCATGAAGTCACTGACAAACCTGCAGTCAGACCTCACAGAGTCACAGAGTGACAGTCTGAAGCAGTCCTTACAGCTAGAGAAGTGCATCCagacaacagctgaagctaacTCGGCCATCAAGAAGCTCAAGGAGCAACTAGCACTCGCTGAGGATGACAGGGATGTTGCCACCTCCCAAGCAGATATGGCGAGGCAGCAGGCCACTGAAGCACGACAGCAGCTTGAAGTTGGCCTGACTGAGGCGGAAGGAGAGAGGAAGAGACTGGATGACCAGCATCGCAAGTGGGAAGGCCAAATGAGGAGGCGAATGGCAATGCTGGAGCAGAAGGAGACTTATCTTGCATCCAAGGAAGTTGAGATAAAGCGACGGGAGGAGGAAGGAAGGCAACGCATCCAGCTTACCAGACGCCAACAAGAATCTCTTGAGATGAAAGGACGGGATATGGCCTACCGGGGTGATCGCCAAGAACGTCGTAGCGCCGAGCATTACGTCAGAGAGGATAGGATCAAAGAACGGGAAAGCAACATCGAGAACAAGGAGTCGCAGCTGGCCGAGAAAGAAGATGAGGTCACGAAGAAAGAAGGTGCCCTGAAAAAGAAGGAGATCGATTTACGTCGTAAAGAAATAGAGACAGTACGCCTCGAAGAGCAGATAAAGACGATGCAGGTAGCGCAGCGAAAGGTGGCAGCTCAACTTAAACAGAGAGAGCAAAATGTGGCCCGGGCAGAAGAAGATTTAACGATCATTGGCGAGGGTCTGGAGCAGCGTGAGAAGAAACTCAAGGAGAAAGACGCTAAACTTAAACAGAAGGATTTGCAGATACAAGAGGCATCGAAGGAGTTGGAAGAACAACAGAACCAAGTTGATAAGAAGGAAAGAGACGTCCAGGAAATGGCACAGGAGCAGCGGGAGTGGGAAATCGCCTTGGAAACCAAGGCAGAGGAGATGGGAGATGCTTCAACAGAATACGAGAAGAGAGAGGAAATACTGCGTCAGAAAGAAGATGATCTCATGTTCAAGAAGAAAGAGATGGACAGTCTGCAGGATGTCTTGGATTGTCGCCTACAGGCCCAGGAGAGAATGGAGCGTGCCCTGAGGATGATTGAGGTTGAGCAGATACGCCGTGATAAAGAGCTCCTTAACAGGGAGGCTGAGCATTTCCACAGTCTCCCAAACCGAGATAAGATGACTGAGATGGAAGACCGCTTGGAGGAGCTTGAGAAGAAGGATGGAGAGCTACAGAAACGTGAGGAGCTCCTCAGCTGGATTGAGGTAGAGCAACAGCGTCGAGAGGTAGAGCTACAAAAGGAAGAGCTGAGGACGGAGAAGGCACTTAGACAGAAACAGGAACTTGGGGAGCATCCAGATGAGGCTGATTTTGACATGGATGATGACCAGAGGACCGAATTGGAGTCTGTTCCACTTAGCGAGAACCAGGATAATGAACAAACAGCACACGGCTTTGAGATCGCTCTGAAGGGTGCCCGATATCCTAGACAATCCAGGAAAGATTTCTTTGATGTAAAAGCAGCCGGACTTCAGACTGTTGGAGATTTCAAGAATGTCTTGGAAGCAGAAGAAGGGATACCGGCCAGTTGGCAGAAGCTGTACATGAACGGTCAGCTCTTGGAAGATAACTCGCCAATACCCAGCACGGACAATGGCGGTCCGAAACCCAAGTTTGAAATGCGATTGGCAACACCTGCTATGAACCAACGGAACCTTTTCAAACTAAAG GTGAAAAGTTGTCATGGTCCCACCCACACCATAGACTTCTCTTCTGAAGATACCGTTGCGTTGGCCAAGTGTCGGATTTACAAGTATACTGGCATACCCCCTCACCAGCAGCAGCTTTCGTACAAAGAAGTACTGCTGGAGAACCACGCCTCTCTCCAGCTGTACTCAATCAGGAAGAATGCGACCCTTGACCTCAGGTTGAGGTTTCCTGTGGTTGCTAAGCTGTCTGAAACTGAGGAGCTTGTCATAACCGCAGATGAGATCAACACCACTGCAAACATCAAAGCCACCATCTTCGAGAGGACCAAAATACCACTGGATCACATAAAg ATttcttacaaaaacaaacaactggAAGACTACCGAACTTTGTCCCACTACAACATCGATGAGGGTGCCATTCTTCAAGTTACCTGCCCCGTGGTAGTCCAGCTTCTCCCCGCTGGTACCGACATCAATGTGGACGTGGAACCCGGAATGACCGTGACCCACCTAAAGCCTCTCCTTGCCCGCAAGAAGAACCTCCCGATCGAAAAGATGTACCTAGTCTGCGGTGACCAAGTCCTTGCAGACGATCAAGATGTGATTGAGCTACTGAGAGCTAATAAGGATATAACCATGCACGTTGGTAACGTGCTCGTTATGTCCTCTTCTGGCCAATTGACGCAGGAATCCGCTGAAAATAAGGCAGATAATTCACATCTTGACCAGGCCCTTGACCTTAGTGTGTCCTCTTTGAATCTCAAGCAACCTCAGTCCACTCGTTAG